From a single Chloracidobacterium thermophilum B genomic region:
- a CDS encoding 3-oxoacyl-ACP synthase III family protein, with product MSRHVQILATGCYVPAQVVPNAVFDERFGEPVGDWLVANVGIHERRYLSEGETTSDMVTAAARQALERAQLNPTDLDLIIVATDTPDYLSPATASAVQAKLGASRAGTFDLNAACAGWVTALNQGALTLLGDTDYRYILVAGGYAMSRFLDPNDKYTATLFADGAGAVILGAAERPGFLAGKLQALGAFHDAMGIYTGGAFRPCTPETLATYGPPRVQFVRKFPRTFNTEYWPGLIRAALAKAGHALDDVDWFLFTQINLRTIEMVMQQLGQPLAKTHWVMDKWGYTGSACLPMALDDLVVTRRGLRPGQLVVFCASGGGIALAASVWRWQQG from the coding sequence ATGTCGCGCCACGTACAGATTCTTGCCACCGGCTGTTACGTCCCTGCCCAGGTCGTGCCCAACGCGGTCTTTGACGAGCGCTTTGGCGAACCGGTCGGAGACTGGCTGGTGGCCAATGTCGGCATTCACGAACGGCGCTACCTGAGCGAAGGTGAGACCACCTCCGACATGGTGACGGCCGCAGCCCGCCAGGCGCTCGAACGGGCGCAACTGAATCCAACCGACCTGGACCTCATCATCGTTGCCACCGACACGCCGGATTACCTTTCGCCGGCAACGGCTTCTGCCGTTCAGGCGAAGCTGGGGGCATCGCGCGCCGGCACGTTTGACCTCAACGCCGCCTGCGCCGGTTGGGTCACGGCGCTCAATCAGGGAGCACTGACGCTTCTGGGTGACACTGACTACCGCTACATTCTCGTTGCCGGCGGCTATGCCATGAGCCGCTTTCTCGACCCAAACGATAAGTACACCGCCACGTTGTTTGCCGACGGCGCCGGGGCCGTCATCCTTGGTGCCGCCGAACGTCCGGGCTTTCTCGCCGGCAAGCTTCAGGCCCTTGGCGCGTTCCACGACGCCATGGGTATTTACACCGGCGGCGCTTTCCGCCCATGTACGCCGGAGACACTCGCCACGTACGGGCCGCCCAGAGTGCAGTTTGTCCGCAAGTTTCCACGCACCTTCAATACGGAATACTGGCCCGGACTTATCCGTGCAGCGCTTGCCAAAGCCGGCCACGCCCTCGATGACGTGGATTGGTTCCTGTTTACGCAAATCAACCTGCGCACCATCGAAATGGTGATGCAGCAACTCGGACAACCGCTCGCAAAGACCCACTGGGTCATGGACAAGTGGGGCTACACCGGCTCGGCCTGTCTGCCCATGGCGCTCGATGACCTGGTTGTGACGCGGCGCGGTTTGCGTCCGGGGCAACTCGTCGTCTTCTGCGCCAGCGGCGGCGGCATTGCGCTGGCAGCTTCTGTCTGGAGGTGGCAGCAAGGATGA
- a CDS encoding radical SAM protein, translating into MAKVNIMPPRPTIEWQTNGVCNYDCSYCIQSRRYRQGHPSDADIERFLAFFATLPGVWEIKMSGGEPFAFRGFMQHIVPGLAALPHRVSVLTNFSAPLTVLRRFVDLVGDKLEVFSASLHREYVDVADFIAKAVTFRGWLRPETAFVVNNVLVPGTVSELAAVRAAVEAAGLRYFPQVMKTKHGVYEYDAVEAALVRALTGAHPTAREANIAPSYRGRRCWAGAAYFVIDQFGYAFSCRTAKRFGEGYLGNVLDGSFRLKAGPEVCPYDICPCTVPANRGMIEGLATPESGGDAHGDRHTG; encoded by the coding sequence ATGGCTAAGGTGAACATCATGCCGCCGCGTCCAACCATCGAATGGCAAACCAACGGTGTGTGTAACTACGACTGTTCGTACTGCATACAGTCACGCCGCTATCGTCAGGGGCACCCGTCCGACGCCGACATCGAACGCTTCCTGGCATTTTTTGCGACGCTGCCGGGCGTGTGGGAAATCAAGATGTCGGGCGGGGAGCCGTTCGCCTTCCGGGGCTTTATGCAGCATATCGTTCCCGGTCTGGCGGCGTTGCCACACCGGGTTTCGGTACTGACCAATTTTTCAGCGCCGCTGACCGTGCTGCGGCGATTTGTGGACCTGGTGGGCGACAAACTGGAAGTTTTCTCGGCAAGCCTGCACCGGGAATATGTGGATGTCGCTGACTTCATTGCGAAAGCTGTCACGTTTCGGGGATGGCTGCGCCCGGAAACGGCATTTGTCGTCAACAACGTGCTCGTGCCGGGAACCGTCAGCGAACTGGCCGCAGTCAGGGCCGCCGTGGAAGCTGCGGGGCTTAGGTACTTTCCCCAGGTGATGAAAACCAAGCACGGCGTTTACGAGTATGACGCGGTGGAAGCCGCCCTGGTGCGCGCGCTGACCGGAGCACACCCGACGGCGCGGGAAGCCAACATAGCGCCTTCCTACCGTGGACGGCGCTGCTGGGCGGGGGCGGCCTACTTCGTCATTGACCAGTTTGGCTATGCCTTTTCCTGCCGTACGGCAAAGCGTTTCGGGGAAGGCTACCTGGGCAACGTGCTTGACGGCAGCTTTCGCCTGAAAGCCGGCCCGGAAGTGTGTCCGTACGATATTTGCCCCTGTACAGTCCCGGCCAACCGGGGCATGATTGAAGGGCTTGCAACGCCCGAAAGCGGAGGTGACGCGCATGGCGACCGACACACGGGATGA
- a CDS encoding alpha/beta fold hydrolase → MPHLATNGINLYVEDTGGPYPPVLCIAGLGYDEWFWAQSVAPYLRDHYRLIMPANRGAGRSDKPAGPYTTAQMAADMLGVLDALALDRVIVVGHSLGGFIAQELTLAAPERVQKLVLAGTSFGGPQSIPPTPAAMAVLMLDRNLDPMELIRRGLETAVAPAFLAAKPPMLEALIAYRLTTPVPPEAFQSQLVAGATHDAAERISAITCPTLLLAGELDQVVPPGNVELLKAKLPHAETAIIPDAGHLFPIEKPQETAAALASFFARPLEGVPA, encoded by the coding sequence ATGCCCCACCTGGCCACCAACGGGATCAACCTCTATGTCGAAGACACCGGCGGCCCGTATCCGCCCGTCCTGTGCATTGCCGGCCTTGGCTATGACGAATGGTTCTGGGCGCAGTCGGTGGCACCCTACCTGCGTGACCATTACCGGCTCATCATGCCAGCCAACCGGGGCGCCGGGCGCAGCGACAAACCGGCCGGGCCCTACACCACCGCCCAGATGGCTGCCGACATGCTGGGCGTCCTGGATGCCCTGGCGCTCGACCGCGTCATCGTCGTCGGCCATTCCCTGGGGGGCTTCATTGCGCAGGAATTGACGCTGGCCGCGCCGGAGCGGGTGCAGAAGCTCGTTCTGGCCGGCACGAGTTTTGGCGGCCCGCAGTCCATCCCGCCGACGCCGGCGGCTATGGCCGTTCTCATGCTCGACCGGAACCTCGACCCGATGGAACTCATCCGCCGGGGGCTGGAAACCGCTGTGGCACCCGCCTTTCTCGCCGCCAAACCGCCAATGCTCGAAGCCCTGATTGCCTACCGGCTGACGACGCCCGTGCCGCCCGAAGCTTTCCAGAGCCAGCTTGTGGCTGGCGCGACGCATGACGCAGCGGAACGCATCAGCGCCATTACCTGCCCGACCCTGTTGCTGGCCGGGGAACTCGACCAGGTGGTGCCGCCCGGCAATGTCGAGCTTCTCAAGGCCAAACTGCCCCACGCGGAAACCGCCATCATCCCCGACGCCGGACATCTGTTCCCTATCGAGAAACCCCAGGAAACCGCTGCTGCGCTGGCCAGTTTTTTTGCCCGCCCCCTGGAAGGCGTGCCCGCCTGA
- a CDS encoding BACON domain-containing carbohydrate-binding protein gives MEAFSVWIIFLLAMSAGQVFGQAGAVDGTFNPGSGVNGAVYAVAVQADGKLVIGGEFTAFNGVPRSNLARLNADGSLDTTFAPGSITGEVEALVVQSDGKVVIGGDFSSVAGVSRRNLARLNPDGSLDTGFVADADNTVYALALRSDGKLLVAGDFIALAGQRRERIAQLEPNGTLDTGFNPNAAANGTIFALALQPNGRILVGGAFTQVNGSPRSRLARLTPDGGLDMTFSQSGPMDGTVLALGVQPDGRIVVGGAFRFVSGIERNGIARLEPGGALDTSFGALGGVGGRLLPTVHAVGLQPNGRILVGGDFTTINGTPRNSVARLNGLDGSLDTGFDIGSGASSAVLALALQADGRIILGGTFTTFNGTPQAGIVRLLGDDPGCASSVLPAVTNVSALGGEGVVTVTAAGSCTWRAVSDVPWITVLSGATGSGNGTVTYRVAAHRGRARTGTLTVAGRTVTVNQAVSAFETVGLFRRSDGFFYLRNSLTSGFADLSFFFGQGNDIPLSGDWDGDGTTTIGVFRIVSGAATFFLRNSNSAGFADVSFSFGAPGDIPVVGDWNGDGRDTVGVFRNGVFLLRNTNSAGMADSIVNFGLGTDVPVVGDWDGNGTTTVGCYRRANGFFYYRNDLLSGVAEGALFYGLADDLPFAGDWDGDGRDGIGIVRLTEGSWRFFLKNELSPGFADVSFNYGNVNDLPVVGNWNGRP, from the coding sequence GTGGAAGCTTTTTCAGTATGGATTATTTTTCTTCTGGCAATGTCAGCCGGGCAGGTTTTTGGGCAGGCTGGGGCAGTGGATGGCACGTTCAATCCGGGAAGTGGTGTCAATGGCGCTGTCTATGCCGTGGCCGTGCAGGCTGATGGGAAGCTGGTCATTGGCGGGGAATTTACAGCCTTCAACGGCGTACCACGGAGCAACCTGGCGCGGCTCAATGCCGATGGTTCACTGGATACGACCTTCGCACCCGGTAGCATTACGGGAGAGGTGGAGGCGCTTGTTGTCCAGTCCGATGGCAAGGTGGTCATCGGGGGGGATTTTTCCAGTGTAGCTGGTGTGTCCCGCCGAAACCTGGCCCGGCTCAACCCCGACGGCTCTCTGGATACGGGGTTTGTGGCTGATGCCGATAACACTGTCTATGCCCTGGCACTTCGCAGCGATGGGAAGCTGCTCGTCGCCGGAGATTTTATTGCTTTGGCAGGCCAACGGCGGGAGCGGATCGCCCAGCTCGAACCCAACGGTACTCTGGATACCGGCTTCAACCCCAATGCGGCCGCTAACGGCACCATTTTTGCATTGGCTCTCCAGCCTAACGGGCGCATCTTAGTGGGTGGCGCCTTTACCCAGGTCAATGGAAGTCCCCGTAGCCGGTTGGCGCGCCTGACGCCAGATGGGGGGCTTGACATGACCTTTTCACAAAGCGGTCCGATGGATGGCACGGTGCTGGCGCTGGGGGTTCAGCCTGACGGGCGCATCGTTGTAGGTGGCGCCTTTCGTTTTGTCAGTGGCATCGAGCGCAACGGGATTGCCCGTCTGGAACCCGGTGGCGCGCTGGACACATCGTTTGGCGCATTGGGCGGTGTGGGGGGACGGTTGCTGCCGACGGTTCATGCGGTGGGCCTTCAGCCGAACGGGCGCATTCTTGTCGGCGGCGACTTCACAACCATCAATGGAACGCCGCGCAACTCTGTCGCCCGGCTCAACGGGCTGGATGGTTCGCTGGACACCGGCTTTGACATTGGCAGCGGGGCCAGCAGCGCCGTTCTGGCGTTGGCGTTGCAGGCCGATGGCCGGATCATCCTGGGCGGGACGTTTACGACCTTCAACGGCACGCCCCAGGCCGGTATTGTTCGTCTGCTTGGCGATGACCCTGGGTGCGCTTCATCGGTGTTGCCAGCGGTGACAAACGTTTCGGCACTGGGCGGGGAAGGGGTTGTGACAGTAACGGCTGCCGGAAGCTGTACCTGGCGTGCGGTCAGTGATGTGCCCTGGATCACGGTCCTGAGCGGGGCGACGGGCAGTGGGAACGGAACGGTGACGTACCGGGTGGCGGCCCACCGGGGACGTGCGCGGACGGGGACGCTGACCGTTGCGGGGCGGACTGTCACGGTCAATCAGGCCGTTTCAGCTTTCGAGACCGTGGGGCTGTTCCGCCGGTCGGATGGCTTTTTTTACCTGCGCAACAGCCTGACGAGCGGCTTCGCTGACCTGTCCTTTTTCTTCGGGCAGGGGAATGACATCCCGCTGTCCGGCGATTGGGACGGCGACGGCACCACGACGATTGGCGTGTTTCGGATCGTGAGCGGAGCGGCAACGTTCTTTCTCAGAAACAGCAACAGCGCCGGCTTTGCCGATGTGTCGTTTTCGTTTGGCGCGCCGGGAGACATCCCGGTGGTCGGGGACTGGAATGGGGACGGCCGGGATACGGTGGGCGTCTTTCGCAATGGCGTGTTCCTGCTGCGCAATACCAACAGCGCCGGCATGGCGGACAGCATCGTCAACTTTGGCCTCGGCACGGATGTACCCGTGGTGGGTGACTGGGATGGCAACGGCACGACGACGGTCGGCTGTTACCGCCGTGCGAACGGCTTTTTCTACTACCGCAATGATTTGCTGTCGGGCGTGGCCGAAGGGGCACTCTTTTACGGGCTGGCGGATGATCTGCCCTTTGCCGGCGACTGGGATGGCGACGGGCGGGATGGTATTGGCATCGTCCGTCTGACCGAGGGCAGTTGGCGGTTTTTCCTGAAAAACGAGCTGAGTCCCGGCTTTGCCGATGTGTCGTTCAACTATGGCAATGTGAATGACCTGCCGGTGGTCGGGAACTGGAACGGGCGGCCGTGA
- a CDS encoding acyl-CoA synthetase has product MTVLPAPTFDWLAIRARLSPDRIALRDAAQDYASVTYRQWFERVNQTAHFLHNRLGVRPGDRVAVLARNSIAYLDVWFALGQLGGILQNLNWRLSRRELATLVADAAPVAILADAAHGETATELAQAHRLQRVSLDDRDSTSIAFGERAACPTTRMPPPPITPEAPWVVCYTGGSTGTPKGAVLSHRAIFANAVNTVLSWGIRPDDVTLLDAPLFHTGGLNVLTAPLVAIGGTSIVASGFAPEQTFDAIERHGVTILFGVPTMFIELQRHPRWATADFSRLRFVISGGAPCPMPVFEAFWAKGVAFRTGYGLTEAGPNNFWLPAAEVHRKPGAVGYPLWSVEACIVRSDGTACTADEVGELCLRGPHLFSGYWNNPMATAAALDAEGWLHTGDLATCDGDGCFRIVGRLKDMFISGGENVYPAEVESVLHECPAVAEAAVLGVPDPTWGEVGVAFVVLTEERSDAELTAFCRARLAGYKVPKRFIRLPALPKTGAHKVDKVTLRARLSRPDAPH; this is encoded by the coding sequence ATGACTGTTCTCCCGGCTCCGACATTTGACTGGCTGGCCATTCGTGCGCGGCTTTCCCCCGACCGCATCGCGCTGCGGGATGCCGCGCAGGACTATGCGTCGGTGACGTATCGCCAGTGGTTCGAGCGCGTCAATCAAACGGCACACTTTCTGCACAACCGGCTGGGCGTCCGCCCCGGCGACCGCGTTGCCGTCCTGGCGCGCAACAGCATCGCCTACCTCGATGTCTGGTTCGCCCTGGGACAACTCGGCGGCATCCTGCAAAACCTCAACTGGCGGCTGAGCCGGCGCGAACTGGCCACACTTGTGGCCGACGCCGCCCCGGTTGCCATCCTCGCCGACGCCGCCCATGGTGAAACCGCCACCGAACTGGCCCAGGCGCACCGGCTTCAGCGCGTCAGTCTCGATGACCGCGATTCCACGTCCATTGCCTTTGGCGAACGTGCTGCCTGTCCCACGACCCGAATGCCCCCGCCGCCCATCACACCCGAAGCCCCGTGGGTGGTCTGCTACACCGGTGGCTCCACCGGTACACCCAAAGGAGCCGTCCTCTCCCACCGCGCCATCTTTGCCAATGCCGTCAATACGGTGCTGTCCTGGGGCATACGGCCCGACGACGTGACGCTGCTTGACGCCCCGCTGTTTCACACAGGCGGGCTGAACGTCCTCACCGCACCGCTCGTCGCCATTGGCGGCACGAGCATTGTCGCCAGCGGGTTTGCACCGGAACAAACCTTTGACGCCATCGAGCGTCACGGCGTGACGATCCTCTTTGGCGTGCCCACGATGTTCATCGAGCTTCAGCGCCATCCCCGCTGGGCTACGGCGGACTTCAGCCGGCTCCGCTTTGTCATCAGCGGCGGAGCCCCCTGCCCGATGCCCGTGTTTGAAGCGTTCTGGGCCAAAGGCGTCGCCTTCAGAACCGGCTATGGCCTGACCGAAGCCGGCCCCAACAACTTCTGGCTGCCGGCTGCCGAAGTCCACCGCAAACCCGGCGCCGTCGGGTATCCGCTCTGGTCCGTCGAAGCCTGTATTGTGCGGTCGGACGGCACCGCCTGCACCGCCGACGAAGTGGGGGAGTTGTGCCTGCGCGGGCCGCACCTTTTTTCAGGCTACTGGAACAATCCCATGGCTACAGCCGCCGCACTGGACGCCGAAGGCTGGCTCCATACAGGCGATTTGGCAACCTGTGATGGCGACGGCTGCTTCCGCATCGTCGGCCGGCTCAAGGACATGTTCATTTCCGGCGGCGAAAACGTCTATCCGGCCGAGGTCGAAAGCGTGCTGCACGAATGTCCGGCCGTCGCCGAGGCCGCCGTGCTGGGCGTCCCTGATCCGACCTGGGGTGAAGTCGGCGTGGCCTTTGTCGTTCTGACCGAAGAACGCTCCGATGCCGAACTGACCGCCTTCTGCCGCGCCCGGCTGGCCGGTTACAAAGTCCCCAAACGCTTCATCCGCCTGCCAGCCCTGCCGAAAACCGGCGCTCACAAAGTGGACAAAGTGACGCTGCGGGCACGACTCAGCCGACCGGACGCACCACATTGA
- a CDS encoding putative glycosyltransferase yields MTRPLKVVAYAVNGAGVGHLTRVLAILRWMRRLALCAGRRLDVYVLTTSEAGALALREGVAVFKLPSKTAVRAAGLPKEDYLRLARQWVWHSLGLLQPDLLVVDTFPGGTFGELGPVLDVPARKLFVCREVKAGFDAAGFAAWLPFYDRIVVVGEGGAVRHSSDNDFDFSAPADSFADSFLEEPLEDPFPGVTVDETTDRNLPVKGRGAPAAGESVADAGQGGWLPSGPVVSNGVVFPAAVRSRVRRVPPILLREPEELHDRTTARQRLGIPDGALALWLSAGGGGDALAERTLTALITALEPLDDLHLVVGAGPLFTGAPRRGRGITWLTEPLAVEDFAGLDAAISAAGFNATHELLAAGVPTALFAQEKIADDQPARVARLAAAGAVLPLLLNADGTPDAAGLAAIIADLRQPEVRARLRAQSQSVVALGGARQAAWYGLQLVLDTGELQAATARATPRLCRWLEQRRPGAESCAQLWTLTAAITDGDELAEWLEAIPEGMTLDDLLTFLRRLPCLGDVADFDRAFGLWRRLAGALASVGDERARTVFLRQMPWSRRATAEDQVRVLTTFLTAVDTAGESLYRGLAVLERHTAGAESDPWQWLSAVLKAAEEVRHGHSAGA; encoded by the coding sequence ATGACGCGGCCGCTCAAAGTCGTGGCCTATGCGGTCAACGGGGCCGGTGTGGGGCACCTGACGCGCGTGCTGGCGATATTGCGCTGGATGCGCCGGCTGGCGCTGTGCGCCGGGCGGCGGCTCGACGTATATGTGCTGACCACATCCGAGGCCGGGGCGTTGGCGTTGCGCGAAGGGGTGGCCGTTTTCAAGCTGCCAAGCAAGACGGCGGTGCGGGCGGCCGGGTTGCCGAAGGAGGATTATCTGCGGCTGGCGCGGCAGTGGGTGTGGCACAGTCTGGGGCTGCTCCAGCCGGACCTGCTGGTGGTGGATACGTTTCCCGGTGGGACGTTTGGCGAACTGGGTCCGGTGCTGGATGTGCCGGCGCGGAAGCTGTTTGTGTGCCGGGAAGTGAAGGCGGGCTTTGATGCGGCGGGTTTTGCGGCGTGGTTGCCGTTCTATGACCGGATTGTGGTGGTTGGGGAGGGCGGGGCGGTGCGACATTCGTCTGATAACGATTTTGATTTCTCTGCACCGGCCGACTCGTTTGCCGACTCGTTTCTGGAAGAACCACTGGAAGACCCGTTTCCGGGTGTGACGGTGGATGAAACCACGGACCGGAACCTGCCGGTCAAAGGCCGGGGAGCGCCGGCTGCGGGCGAAAGCGTGGCTGACGCCGGACAGGGCGGATGGCTTCCGTCCGGGCCAGTGGTGTCCAACGGGGTTGTCTTTCCGGCAGCCGTCCGGTCGCGGGTGCGGCGTGTTCCGCCCATCCTGCTACGCGAACCGGAAGAACTGCACGATCGCACAACCGCGCGCCAGCGGCTGGGGATTCCCGACGGGGCGCTGGCGCTGTGGCTGAGCGCTGGCGGTGGCGGGGATGCGCTGGCCGAGCGAACGCTGACGGCGCTGATTACGGCCCTGGAACCACTGGATGACCTTCACCTTGTCGTAGGGGCAGGGCCGCTGTTTACCGGTGCGCCCCGACGGGGAAGGGGCATCACCTGGCTGACGGAGCCGCTGGCGGTGGAGGATTTTGCCGGGCTGGACGCCGCCATTTCGGCCGCCGGTTTTAACGCCACGCACGAACTGCTGGCCGCCGGGGTGCCTACGGCGCTGTTTGCCCAGGAAAAGATTGCCGATGACCAGCCCGCGCGGGTGGCGCGGCTGGCTGCCGCCGGCGCCGTGCTGCCGCTGCTGCTCAATGCGGATGGAACGCCGGACGCCGCCGGGTTGGCCGCCATAATAGCCGATTTGCGACAGCCGGAAGTCCGGGCGCGGTTGCGGGCGCAGTCCCAGTCCGTCGTGGCGTTGGGGGGCGCGCGCCAGGCTGCCTGGTATGGGTTACAACTCGTTCTCGACACCGGCGAACTCCAGGCCGCAACGGCACGGGCAACTCCGCGTCTCTGCCGCTGGCTGGAGCAGCGGCGACCCGGTGCGGAATCCTGTGCGCAACTCTGGACATTGACGGCGGCCATCACGGATGGGGATGAGCTGGCCGAGTGGCTGGAAGCCATCCCGGAGGGGATGACACTGGATGATCTGCTCACCTTTCTGCGACGTTTACCGTGCCTGGGGGATGTGGCCGATTTCGACCGGGCCTTCGGGTTGTGGCGGCGTCTGGCGGGGGCGCTGGCGTCGGTGGGGGATGAGCGTGCCCGGACGGTGTTTCTGCGGCAGATGCCATGGTCGCGCCGGGCCACGGCCGAAGATCAGGTGCGGGTTCTGACGACGTTTCTGACAGCAGTTGATACGGCTGGGGAAAGTCTGTACCGGGGGTTAGCGGTGCTGGAGCGCCATACGGCCGGAGCCGAATCTGACCCATGGCAATGGCTGTCGGCCGTTTTGAAGGCGGCCGAGGAGGTGCGTCATGGACATAGCGCAGGCGCGTAA
- a CDS encoding NERD domain-containing protein: MKINIFKINQFVYYRADYTKKELEHVYSGAEALCKSLNPKDTSGKVRTQSEQLVKNFGGLISEKLVSDLLEKEAVEKGLSFIIDNSVLSKKDSEDYQIDHIVRYKDKVITIETRSSFAYRTSSPDSVISRAFSIIGPYTTNQKHSEDVKDFYAFIFFFCEPDTLLGRYKNNGEISVYFAGGASREMMFDSRISSVTNLNMEDASYRVIKPITRGLDAEKFMESIFS, translated from the coding sequence ATGAAGATTAATATTTTCAAGATAAATCAATTCGTCTATTATAGAGCAGACTATACCAAGAAAGAGCTTGAGCATGTTTATTCAGGAGCTGAAGCACTCTGCAAGTCACTAAACCCAAAAGATACAAGTGGTAAAGTAAGAACACAGTCGGAGCAACTGGTAAAGAATTTCGGAGGACTAATTTCTGAAAAGCTTGTTTCTGATTTACTGGAAAAGGAAGCAGTAGAAAAAGGATTATCGTTTATCATAGACAACTCGGTATTATCGAAAAAAGATTCAGAGGACTATCAGATTGACCATATCGTCAGGTATAAGGACAAGGTGATCACCATAGAAACGAGGTCTTCCTTTGCGTACCGCACCAGTTCGCCTGACTCAGTCATTTCACGGGCGTTTTCAATTATTGGACCGTACACTACAAATCAAAAACACAGTGAGGATGTCAAGGATTTTTATGCATTTATTTTCTTCTTCTGTGAACCAGATACATTACTAGGCAGGTATAAAAATAATGGGGAAATCTCGGTTTACTTTGCCGGCGGGGCATCTCGTGAAATGATGTTCGATAGTCGAATTTCTTCTGTTACCAATCTTAATATGGAGGACGCATCTTATAGAGTCATAAAGCCAATTACCAGAGGTCTTGACGCCGAGAAATTTATGGAGAGTATTTTTTCCTGA
- the phaR gene encoding polyhydroxyalkanoate synthesis repressor PhaR, translating to MPDTRIIKRYGNRRLYDTASGGYLTSQDVVDIIRQGYDIRVVDSRTGEDVTKPVLVNIILEEEKLRQNLLPVSFLLQLIRLQGEMLQDFFQNYLTASLEAYIKTRQEFDRRFREWLNLGAAMSGLSSPDADAASPAPAPLPARLSAKRPAKRQSKNQSKDQPRRQTERKSRRSPS from the coding sequence ATGCCTGACACACGTATCATCAAACGCTACGGCAACCGTCGGCTCTATGACACGGCCTCCGGGGGGTATCTGACCAGCCAGGACGTGGTGGACATCATCCGCCAAGGGTACGATATTCGCGTCGTGGACTCGCGCACCGGCGAAGATGTCACCAAGCCGGTGCTCGTCAACATCATCCTCGAAGAAGAAAAACTGCGCCAAAACCTGCTGCCGGTGTCCTTCCTGCTGCAACTCATCCGCCTGCAGGGGGAAATGCTCCAGGACTTCTTTCAGAACTACCTCACGGCCAGTCTCGAAGCCTATATCAAGACGCGCCAGGAATTTGACCGACGGTTCCGGGAATGGCTCAACCTCGGCGCGGCCATGTCCGGCCTCAGCAGCCCGGACGCGGACGCGGCCAGTCCCGCTCCAGCGCCACTGCCGGCCCGGCTGTCTGCCAAACGTCCGGCCAAACGCCAGTCCAAAAACCAATCCAAAGACCAACCCAGGCGCCAGACGGAGCGCAAAAGCCGTCGTTCCCCGTCATGA
- a CDS encoding radical SAM/SPASM domain-containing protein has product MDIAQARKRRWAGLAVGKTVVGPQTVHVDLANGCNTNCTTCWDHSPLLTTPRPTAWKRKLFDLERFRALAADLAGMQSVESVILSGMGDPFVHPGIYDIIAECKRYGWHVTILTNALLADPDRVAALGVDAMLVSVNGVSPASYTAFHPNLRASDFARLEWLLTRWRQLGVAVKHVQVINRDTAAELVDMVHFAARHGARQVTFKLASLGNGTEACAITEAQRVELREQLVPAARAAAAELGVVTNLEVFAQQLTAGGLATTPIEEVGCFMGWHYARITVEGALLYCCAATLQVGHLDWGPFSEQWFGAAWEALRASLRAGQYAPACRQCGKFNQNVKLAAKVRERFGMAVYASLTGRSAGQASDNVEGRNGTAGHRLG; this is encoded by the coding sequence ATGGACATAGCGCAGGCGCGTAAGCGGCGGTGGGCAGGTCTGGCAGTGGGGAAGACCGTGGTTGGGCCGCAGACGGTACATGTGGACCTCGCCAACGGCTGCAACACAAACTGCACAACCTGCTGGGACCATTCGCCGCTGCTGACCACACCGCGCCCGACGGCCTGGAAGCGGAAGCTGTTTGACTTGGAGCGATTTCGGGCCCTGGCGGCCGATCTGGCTGGGATGCAGTCCGTCGAGTCGGTCATTTTGTCAGGAATGGGTGATCCGTTTGTCCATCCGGGGATATACGACATCATTGCCGAGTGCAAACGCTACGGGTGGCACGTGACCATCCTGACCAATGCGCTGCTGGCCGATCCCGACCGGGTGGCGGCGCTGGGTGTGGATGCCATGCTGGTGTCGGTCAATGGCGTGAGTCCGGCATCCTATACCGCGTTTCATCCCAACCTGCGGGCGAGCGATTTCGCGCGTCTGGAATGGCTGCTGACCCGGTGGCGGCAGTTGGGGGTGGCGGTCAAGCACGTTCAGGTCATCAACCGGGATACGGCTGCTGAGCTGGTGGACATGGTGCATTTCGCGGCGCGGCATGGGGCGCGGCAGGTGACGTTCAAGCTGGCCAGCCTGGGGAATGGCACGGAAGCCTGTGCCATTACGGAAGCGCAGCGGGTGGAACTGCGGGAGCAACTCGTTCCGGCGGCGCGGGCGGCGGCAGCGGAATTGGGTGTAGTGACGAACCTGGAGGTTTTCGCCCAACAGCTTACGGCCGGAGGACTGGCGACGACGCCCATCGAGGAAGTGGGGTGTTTTATGGGCTGGCACTACGCGCGGATTACGGTTGAAGGGGCGCTGCTGTACTGCTGTGCGGCGACGTTGCAGGTCGGGCACCTGGACTGGGGGCCGTTTTCGGAGCAGTGGTTTGGGGCGGCGTGGGAGGCACTGCGGGCATCGCTGCGGGCCGGGCAGTATGCGCCGGCGTGTCGGCAGTGTGGGAAGTTCAACCAGAACGTCAAGCTGGCGGCGAAGGTTCGGGAGCGGTTTGGGATGGCAGTGTATGCGTCCCTGACCGGTCGTTCTGCAGGACAAGCGTCTGATAACGTTGAGGGAAGGAACGGCACGGCCGGTCATAGGTTAGGTTAG